A single region of the Coprobacter tertius genome encodes:
- a CDS encoding ATP-dependent DNA helicase, whose amino-acid sequence MIKDYFLKQVKSNLPYLPNVGQEKMLEALCDFLFEGIDESLFLLTGYAGTGKTSLVGALVKTLGTFQRKAVLLAPTGRAAKVFSLYAGHAAYTIHKKIYRQRSFTGDYDGFQITDNLHKNTLFIVDEASMISNISSDTYVYGSGCLLDDLIEYVYSGEGCRLILLGDRAQLPPVGQENSPALDKNVLSGYGLQVFDAELHTVARQAGDSGILFNATHLREQMFSDPSAIPHIWFSSFQDIEKVSGEFLVETISTAYDRDGMDETIVITRSNKRANIFNQGIRNQILYRDEELTAGDMLLIAKNNYFWSEKYKEIDFIANGDVARVVKVRNTREMYGFRFADVALYFPDYEVEIECKIILDTLSTEAPALTSEMNNRLFMSVYEDYFDITTKREKLKKVKIDPWYNALQVKYAYAVTCHKAQGGQWKNVFIDMGYIRTEFLGLDFYRWLYTAFTRSSRHLYIINPAEEFCE is encoded by the coding sequence ATGATAAAAGATTATTTCCTAAAACAGGTAAAAAGTAATTTGCCTTACCTTCCTAATGTTGGGCAGGAGAAAATGCTCGAGGCATTGTGCGATTTCCTGTTCGAAGGAATCGACGAATCGTTATTTCTGCTTACCGGTTATGCGGGAACTGGTAAAACTTCATTGGTCGGTGCCTTGGTAAAAACGCTTGGGACATTTCAGCGAAAGGCTGTTTTGCTTGCACCTACTGGGCGTGCCGCAAAAGTGTTTTCTTTATATGCCGGACATGCCGCTTATACGATTCATAAGAAAATATACCGGCAAAGAAGTTTTACTGGTGATTACGATGGTTTTCAGATAACCGATAATTTGCATAAAAATACTTTGTTTATCGTAGATGAAGCTTCTATGATATCGAATATATCTTCAGATACTTACGTATACGGTTCGGGATGTTTACTCGATGATCTGATAGAGTATGTTTATTCCGGAGAAGGATGTCGTCTTATCTTATTAGGAGACAGGGCTCAGTTGCCGCCGGTGGGACAGGAAAACAGCCCTGCACTCGATAAGAACGTCCTTTCGGGATACGGTTTGCAAGTATTCGATGCCGAATTGCATACCGTTGCCCGGCAGGCAGGCGATTCGGGAATACTTTTTAATGCGACCCATTTGAGAGAACAGATGTTTTCCGATCCTTCAGCGATTCCCCATATCTGGTTTTCTTCTTTTCAGGACATCGAGAAAGTATCCGGAGAGTTTTTGGTAGAAACTATTTCAACGGCGTATGATCGGGACGGAATGGATGAAACGATCGTAATTACACGTTCTAATAAACGGGCCAATATATTCAATCAGGGAATACGTAACCAGATCTTGTACCGGGATGAAGAACTTACGGCCGGAGATATGTTATTGATTGCCAAGAATAATTATTTTTGGAGTGAGAAATATAAAGAGATCGATTTTATCGCCAACGGAGATGTAGCCCGGGTAGTAAAAGTGAGAAATACTCGGGAAATGTATGGTTTCCGTTTTGCGGATGTTGCACTGTATTTTCCCGATTATGAAGTGGAAATCGAGTGTAAAATTATCCTCGATACATTATCGACAGAGGCTCCGGCTTTAACCTCTGAAATGAATAACCGGCTGTTTATGTCGGTATATGAAGATTATTTTGATATAACGACGAAGCGGGAAAAGCTGAAAAAAGTGAAGATAGATCCATGGTATAATGCATTGCAGGTAAAATACGCTTATGCTGTAACCTGTCATAAAGCACAAGGCGGACAATGGAAAAATGTGTTTATCGATATGGGATATATACGAACCGAGTTTTTAGGCCTCGATTTTTACCGGTGGCTTTATACGGCTTTTACCCGCTCATCACGACATTTGTATATAATAAACCCAGCGGAAGAATTTTGCGAATAA
- a CDS encoding winged helix-turn-helix domain-containing protein gives MITCTIGENAGRLWNILNETGEMTISQLMSSLAIDERSLFSAIGWLAREGKIYGREQNGELYFSNQLFEGFINFG, from the coding sequence ATGATTACATGTACGATTGGAGAAAATGCAGGACGTTTATGGAACATCCTGAATGAGACGGGAGAAATGACGATATCTCAGCTTATGAGCAGTCTCGCTATCGATGAGAGATCGTTATTTTCAGCGATCGGATGGTTAGCCAGAGAAGGTAAAATCTATGGTCGTGAACAAAACGGAGAATTATATTTCAGTAATCAATTGTTTGAAGGTTTTATCAATTTCGGATAA
- the cls gene encoding cardiolipin synthase, giving the protein MILASIQDINDWLYTSLYVIYFITIISTIIVVISENRNPVKSIAWIVVLLFLPIVGIVFYFFFGQEYRRQRMISRKGKRKLLRNISYGEFDTSESQLSDSAKQQIKLGFNLNQALLYPGNKVTIYTTGKEKFIDLKKELLKASLFIHLQYYIFNDDVLGHEIRDILIEKAKEGVEVRVIYDDVGCWRVKNKFFSEMIDAGIEVNPFFEVNFPQLANKINYRNHRKIVIIDGKVGFIGGMNIADRYYNGVSWGIWRDTHMRIEGPAVQGLQSSFAVDWCFTSRELLSESIYFPSVAPQGKIDIQIITSGPIGEWKEISLTFLKAIGNAKQYIYIQTPYFLPTESLMKILQVAALAKVDVRLMLPEKSDSPVLQRASHSYITPMLKAGVKVYFYQPGFLHAKSIVIDDEFSTIGSTNLDFRSFDHNFEVNAFMYNKELALDMKNIFLNDQKNCRRITLKHWINRPLQKRIVESVVRLLSPVL; this is encoded by the coding sequence ATGATCCTCGCCAGCATTCAGGACATCAACGACTGGTTATACACCAGTCTGTATGTGATATATTTTATAACCATAATCAGTACCATTATCGTAGTGATTTCAGAAAATCGGAACCCGGTAAAAAGTATTGCATGGATCGTCGTATTGCTTTTTCTGCCGATTGTCGGCATCGTATTTTATTTCTTCTTCGGGCAGGAATACCGGCGTCAACGCATGATATCACGCAAAGGAAAACGCAAATTATTACGAAATATTTCTTACGGAGAATTCGATACTTCCGAATCGCAACTCTCCGATTCGGCCAAACAACAAATAAAGCTGGGATTTAATCTTAACCAAGCCCTATTATATCCCGGAAATAAAGTAACTATATATACCACCGGAAAAGAAAAATTTATCGATCTGAAAAAAGAACTGCTGAAAGCCAGTCTCTTTATTCACCTGCAATATTATATATTTAATGACGACGTACTCGGACACGAAATCAGGGATATTCTTATCGAAAAGGCAAAAGAAGGTGTAGAAGTACGTGTAATATACGACGATGTCGGATGCTGGAGAGTAAAAAACAAATTTTTTTCGGAAATGATCGATGCGGGGATCGAGGTAAATCCTTTTTTTGAAGTGAATTTTCCGCAATTAGCCAATAAAATCAATTATAGGAATCACCGAAAGATCGTAATCATCGACGGGAAAGTAGGCTTTATCGGCGGGATGAATATCGCCGATCGTTATTATAACGGCGTTTCCTGGGGTATATGGAGAGACACCCACATGCGTATCGAAGGGCCGGCCGTACAAGGTCTACAGTCGTCGTTCGCGGTAGATTGGTGCTTTACCAGTCGCGAATTGCTTTCGGAAAGTATATACTTTCCTTCAGTGGCTCCACAAGGGAAAATAGATATTCAAATCATAACGAGCGGCCCGATCGGAGAATGGAAAGAAATATCGCTTACTTTTTTAAAAGCTATCGGCAACGCTAAACAATACATTTATATACAAACTCCGTATTTTCTTCCTACCGAAAGTCTGATGAAAATCTTACAGGTTGCAGCTCTTGCTAAAGTAGATGTAAGACTGATGCTACCGGAAAAATCCGATTCTCCCGTATTACAGAGAGCCTCCCACTCTTATATAACCCCTATGTTGAAAGCCGGAGTGAAAGTGTATTTTTATCAGCCCGGATTTTTACATGCCAAATCGATCGTCATCGATGACGAATTTTCAACGATCGGATCGACTAACCTCGATTTCAGAAGCTTCGATCACAATTTCGAAGTAAATGCTTTTATGTACAATAAAGAGTTGGCATTAGACATGAAAAACATATTCTTGAACGACCAGAAAAACTGTCGGCGTATAACGTTAAAACATTGGATAAACCGACCGCTACAAAAAAGAATAGTAGAATCTGTAGTACGACTACTCAGCCCTGTGCTGTAA